In Atribacterota bacterium, the following proteins share a genomic window:
- a CDS encoding MFS transporter — translation MWYKTPMIKKFFAFFQSLLNLDPGDIGVGVTLHRSLNLVIWSVCFGIIFFNITTGFPLAGFARELGFGDFLYAVMLAMPVLGGTVQIVASLVLERKRNRKAIFLWSLLVNRFPWILVAFSPFFIGTRGVLFLTLVVSLTISSIGGAFTNVSFLSWMGDLVPLEVRGRFFGHRTMIATVAALISGLVVGKLLDTMAGISGFAFVFALASIAGLMELFFFAQTYDPPMTVSSLGESPALAFREILCCRPFWKFLFFVITWNFAVNVASPFFNLYMLKHLHMDFFQIAFYVQVISNVATLFFVRVWGRLTDRFGNKPVAVLSTTVAIFLPLIWCYTTSQNWIVVVPIIQTLAGVFWPGIDLTTNNLLLKLSPKENRSLYVGVLNFFLGTFGIAFAYLVGGYVLEKVVPLVSSFVGTTFGWQINPYYYVFFLSSFLRFLSCMIFLSKVEETGAQSLCVVLRETCRTRREK, via the coding sequence TTGTGGTATAAAACACCTATGATAAAGAAGTTTTTTGCCTTTTTTCAATCTTTGTTGAATCTCGATCCTGGTGATATAGGAGTGGGAGTAACACTTCACCGCAGTCTCAATCTCGTCATCTGGAGTGTGTGTTTTGGTATTATCTTTTTTAACATCACTACCGGATTCCCTCTGGCTGGGTTTGCCAGAGAACTTGGCTTTGGGGACTTTCTTTATGCTGTGATGCTGGCCATGCCTGTGCTTGGGGGAACGGTTCAGATCGTGGCTTCACTGGTTCTTGAGCGGAAACGTAACCGGAAGGCAATTTTTTTGTGGAGTCTTTTGGTCAACCGTTTTCCCTGGATTCTCGTCGCCTTTTCTCCCTTTTTCATTGGGACAAGAGGTGTTTTATTCCTTACGTTGGTTGTTTCCCTTACCATCAGCTCGATTGGGGGTGCATTCACGAACGTAAGTTTTCTCTCCTGGATGGGTGATCTTGTGCCTCTTGAAGTCCGGGGGAGATTTTTTGGTCATCGGACCATGATTGCTACCGTTGCTGCCCTCATCAGTGGTTTGGTGGTGGGAAAGTTGCTGGATACGATGGCGGGAATATCTGGCTTTGCCTTTGTTTTTGCCCTGGCTTCAATCGCAGGGCTCATGGAGCTTTTCTTTTTTGCCCAAACCTATGATCCACCAATGACCGTCTCCAGCTTGGGAGAGAGTCCCGCCTTGGCTTTTAGAGAGATTCTGTGTTGTCGTCCGTTCTGGAAGTTTCTCTTTTTTGTGATTACCTGGAATTTTGCCGTCAACGTTGCTTCCCCTTTCTTTAACCTTTACATGTTGAAACATTTACACATGGATTTCTTCCAGATTGCGTTCTATGTGCAGGTGATTTCCAATGTTGCGACCCTCTTTTTTGTTCGGGTCTGGGGGCGATTGACTGACCGTTTCGGGAACAAGCCAGTTGCGGTACTCTCGACCACGGTGGCTATTTTTCTTCCCCTTATCTGGTGTTACACTACTTCCCAGAACTGGATTGTGGTGGTTCCCATTATTCAAACTCTGGCGGGGGTTTTCTGGCCCGGGATTGACCTTACCACCAATAATCTCCTTTTGAAACTTTCACCGAAAGAAAACCGTTCTCTGTACGTTGGCGTGCTCAATTTTTTCCTGGGTACCTTTGGTATTGCTTTTGCCTACCTTGTGGGAGGATACGTCCTAGAAAAGGTGGTACCCCTTGTTTCCTCTTTCGTTGGGACAACTTTTGGCTGGCAGATAAATCCTTATTATTATGTTTTCTTTCTCTCTTCTTTCCTTCGCTTTTTATCCTGTATGATTTTCCTTTCCAAAGTTGAGGAAACCGGTGCGCAGAGCCTGTGCGTTGTCTTAAGAGAAACCTGCAGAACCAGGAGGGAGAAGTGA
- a CDS encoding oligopeptide/dipeptide ABC transporter ATP-binding protein, with amino-acid sequence MSPLLMEVRNLSKRFIVEEEWGEKRILNAVNDVSFPIFRGETLGLVGETGCGKSTLGRCLLRLLEPTSGAIIMDDQDILRTPLHEFKKYRRRMQIVFQDPFASLNPRKTAYAILEEPLIIHGERNPRIRYELVQEIASRVGLEIQSLSNYPHEFSGGQRQRIGIARALILQPEFVICDEPVSALDVSIQAQILNLLSELQETMHLTYLFISHDLSVVRHISSRIAVMYMGRIVEIAEKEEIFSTPLHPYTRALLASVPIPNPKAKRERILLEGDPPSPFQFFSGCLFHTRCLFRMDMCVEVTPELQTVDHEHFVACHLYGGK; translated from the coding sequence ATGTCACCGCTACTAATGGAAGTCCGCAACCTGAGCAAGAGGTTTATTGTGGAAGAGGAATGGGGCGAAAAACGTATTCTTAACGCTGTAAATGATGTCAGCTTTCCCATTTTTAGGGGAGAGACTCTGGGTCTGGTGGGAGAAACCGGTTGTGGAAAAAGCACTCTGGGGCGTTGCCTCCTGCGACTCCTCGAGCCAACCAGTGGCGCAATCATCATGGATGACCAGGATATCCTGCGTACTCCCCTGCATGAGTTCAAGAAATACCGCCGGAGGATGCAAATCGTTTTCCAGGATCCTTTCGCATCCCTCAACCCTCGAAAGACCGCTTACGCCATTCTTGAAGAACCCCTCATTATTCATGGTGAAAGGAACCCCAGAATTCGCTACGAATTGGTGCAGGAGATCGCCTCCCGGGTGGGGCTGGAAATACAGTCTCTCTCCAATTATCCCCATGAGTTTTCGGGAGGACAGAGACAGCGTATTGGCATTGCCCGAGCGCTTATTTTGCAGCCGGAATTCGTAATTTGTGACGAACCGGTTTCAGCTCTAGATGTTTCCATTCAGGCTCAGATTCTGAACCTCCTCTCAGAGCTCCAGGAAACCATGCATCTTACCTACCTTTTCATCTCCCACGATTTGAGTGTGGTACGGCATATCTCCAGCCGTATTGCGGTGATGTATATGGGACGGATTGTAGAAATCGCCGAAAAAGAAGAGATTTTCTCAACCCCACTGCATCCCTACACGAGGGCACTCTTGGCCTCGGTCCCCATTCCCAACCCAAAGGCGAAAAGAGAAAGAATTCTTCTTGAAGGGGATCCACCCAGTCCATTCCAGTTTTTTTCTGGATGTCTTTTCCACACTCGCTGCCTTTTTCGAATGGATATGTGTGTCGAAGTCACCCCTGAGCTTCAAACTGTCGACCATGAACACTTCGTAGCCTGCCATCTTTACGGAGGGAAATGA
- a CDS encoding ABC transporter substrate-binding protein: MRKFWLWVVIAFFVVGGLGLCVAQEKESEFIIFHYWTAGGEKEAIDALFKLYAERNPNVKIVENPVAGGGGETMLAVLMSNLAAGIPPDSFQDHQGNQQKDYIDAGYLEAVDDIWAQANFETRINPMWVKTLKFGGHVYSVPINAHRTNWLWYNKKMFDELGIKVPENYDDLLAACQKIKEAKPEVSPLALGTREKVWSTYLYDMVLLNTGGPDFYEKANTGRIDFLNDATFRQAMERYAALIPYIYPWHATKSWDEAGALLKTGEAAMYWMGDWILGYYLAIGMQPEVDFSVTAIPGDIWMGHADTFPLPKGAPHPNNARDWILMCTTPEAQKAFNLIKGSVTIVSDVPFDVYPDPYRKRSAQDLANLRAVCDGFHGGMITPAFGSELMDILTRFLVDKDVDAAIKSIAEAAERTKLAEACSWFWE; the protein is encoded by the coding sequence ATGCGGAAATTTTGGTTGTGGGTTGTGATCGCGTTTTTTGTGGTAGGTGGATTGGGATTATGTGTAGCGCAAGAGAAAGAGTCAGAATTTATTATCTTTCACTACTGGACGGCGGGTGGAGAGAAAGAAGCGATTGATGCTCTGTTTAAACTTTATGCTGAGCGCAACCCGAATGTAAAAATCGTTGAGAACCCGGTGGCTGGTGGTGGAGGGGAAACAATGTTAGCGGTACTCATGAGCAACCTTGCGGCCGGAATCCCTCCCGATTCGTTCCAGGACCATCAGGGTAATCAGCAGAAAGATTACATTGATGCGGGGTATCTTGAAGCAGTTGATGATATTTGGGCTCAGGCAAATTTTGAGACTCGCATTAATCCCATGTGGGTGAAGACCTTGAAGTTTGGAGGACACGTGTATTCGGTCCCCATCAATGCTCACCGGACCAACTGGTTGTGGTATAACAAAAAAATGTTTGATGAACTGGGCATTAAGGTTCCAGAAAACTATGATGATCTTTTGGCGGCCTGCCAGAAAATTAAAGAAGCAAAACCAGAAGTTTCGCCGCTTGCTCTGGGGACTCGGGAGAAAGTCTGGTCGACGTATCTCTACGACATGGTGCTTCTCAATACTGGTGGCCCTGATTTCTACGAAAAAGCCAACACTGGCCGAATCGATTTTCTCAACGATGCAACCTTCCGTCAGGCGATGGAACGATATGCGGCATTGATTCCCTACATTTACCCATGGCACGCTACAAAAAGTTGGGATGAAGCTGGAGCGTTACTCAAAACTGGCGAAGCGGCCATGTACTGGATGGGAGACTGGATTCTGGGGTATTATTTGGCCATTGGTATGCAGCCAGAGGTCGATTTCAGCGTCACGGCGATTCCTGGTGACATCTGGATGGGGCATGCTGATACCTTCCCTTTGCCAAAAGGTGCACCGCATCCGAACAATGCTCGTGATTGGATCTTGATGTGTACCACTCCTGAAGCACAAAAAGCATTTAATTTAATTAAAGGGTCGGTCACGATCGTGAGCGACGTGCCCTTTGATGTGTATCCAGACCCATACCGTAAGAGAAGTGCTCAGGATTTGGCAAATCTGCGGGCAGTTTGTGACGGATTCCATGGTGGGATGATCACGCCAGCATTTGGTAGTGAGCTCATGGATATCCTGACTCGATTCCTGGTTGACAAGGATGTTGATGCGGCGATTAAGAGCATTGCTGAAGCAGCAGAGAGGACCAAACTTGCTGAGGCCTGCAGCTGGTTCTGGGAATGA
- a CDS encoding potassium channel protein, which produces MLEKRFITIVSLGVGIVFGGTIGYTLLEKWNFLDALYMTIITITTVGFQEIHPLSTGGKVFTMCLVASSIFVVTYAVSYFIDTLAEGKWKEYLQRREIKMEIHHLTNHYIVCGCGVVGREVIEYFTKAREKFVVIEKDETKIKEALQNFPDFPYILGDATREENLKEAQIEKARGLLALVGNDPDNVYIVLTAKYLNPKLRIVARAIIPESIEIMKKAGADYAICPQKIGGLRLAAAALRPHVSSFLDLVLRSEAFGLTIEEVEIAPHSPFVGKSLAEINLPGKWDLIVVAIKSKEQTYFELNPNAQTVINAEDILILLGKLDRILELQRSMS; this is translated from the coding sequence TTGTTGGAAAAACGATTCATTACCATTGTGTCTCTAGGAGTGGGTATCGTTTTTGGAGGAACCATTGGATATACACTATTAGAAAAATGGAATTTTCTGGACGCCCTTTACATGACAATCATCACCATCACCACTGTCGGTTTCCAGGAAATACACCCCCTCTCTACAGGAGGAAAAGTCTTCACGATGTGCCTGGTCGCTTCGAGTATTTTTGTAGTAACCTATGCCGTTTCCTATTTTATCGATACACTCGCAGAAGGAAAATGGAAAGAATACCTGCAAAGGAGGGAAATAAAAATGGAAATTCATCACCTGACCAATCACTATATTGTTTGCGGTTGTGGCGTGGTGGGAAGAGAAGTGATTGAATACTTCACCAAAGCGAGGGAAAAATTTGTGGTGATTGAAAAAGATGAGACCAAAATTAAGGAAGCGCTGCAAAATTTTCCCGACTTTCCGTATATTCTCGGGGACGCCACTCGAGAAGAAAATCTGAAAGAAGCCCAGATTGAAAAAGCCAGAGGACTTCTTGCCCTGGTGGGGAATGACCCGGACAATGTGTACATCGTCCTCACTGCCAAGTATTTGAATCCAAAACTGCGTATCGTGGCCCGAGCCATTATTCCGGAGTCAATCGAAATCATGAAAAAAGCGGGAGCAGACTACGCGATTTGCCCGCAGAAAATAGGAGGCTTACGGCTAGCCGCAGCAGCTCTGCGCCCCCATGTTTCCTCTTTTCTCGACCTTGTTTTGCGCAGTGAAGCCTTTGGATTGACCATTGAAGAGGTGGAAATTGCTCCACATTCTCCTTTTGTGGGGAAAAGCCTGGCAGAAATTAATCTACCTGGTAAATGGGATCTCATCGTCGTAGCCATTAAGTCTAAAGAGCAGACCTATTTCGAATTAAATCCCAATGCCCAAACCGTTATCAATGCAGAAGATATCCTTATTCTCCTTGGGAAGCTCGACCGCATCCTGGAGTTACAAAGGTCGATGAGTTAA
- a CDS encoding sugar ABC transporter permease, which translates to MRYYRTQGLVFLIPILVIVGIFYGMIVWNFVVAFTGWQGLQATWKFVGFYNFSRLFSLQRFWVNIGNNLRWLLFFITPTVFGGFVLAYLLNNLGRGEKILWQVFLFPMSLSFIITGVLWAWMYDPSSGLINSILRFLGVNTSRLGWIALPQTAVYCMIVAAFWQYLGFALVIYLGAIKGIPYEMVEAAKVDGASHFTVAFRVIFPNVGHATLICTTMLAITTVKVFDLVWVMTRGGPGVSTEVLPYLMYRLTFDSRDIGMGAATSIVILGFSAIMVIPYSLWALKKWVRV; encoded by the coding sequence ATGAGGTACTATCGGACCCAGGGACTGGTTTTCCTAATTCCCATTCTCGTTATTGTCGGTATCTTTTATGGGATGATTGTATGGAATTTTGTGGTGGCTTTTACTGGCTGGCAGGGATTACAGGCAACCTGGAAATTTGTGGGTTTTTATAATTTTTCTCGTCTTTTCAGTTTGCAGCGGTTCTGGGTAAATATTGGAAATAATCTTCGCTGGCTTCTCTTCTTCATCACCCCGACGGTATTTGGGGGATTTGTGCTAGCATATCTGCTCAATAACCTGGGTCGGGGGGAAAAGATTTTATGGCAGGTTTTTCTCTTTCCGATGTCGCTTTCCTTTATCATTACTGGTGTTTTATGGGCTTGGATGTATGACCCAAGTTCTGGATTGATTAATTCCATTCTTCGATTCCTTGGGGTAAACACTTCTCGTCTTGGCTGGATCGCCCTTCCACAAACCGCTGTGTACTGTATGATCGTGGCTGCTTTCTGGCAATACTTGGGATTTGCTTTGGTGATCTATCTTGGAGCTATTAAGGGTATCCCTTACGAAATGGTGGAAGCGGCCAAAGTGGATGGTGCTTCTCACTTTACAGTCGCCTTTCGGGTGATTTTTCCCAACGTGGGTCATGCCACGCTCATTTGCACTACCATGTTAGCCATTACCACGGTGAAAGTTTTCGATCTGGTTTGGGTGATGACCAGGGGTGGTCCAGGCGTTAGCACTGAGGTTTTACCGTACCTCATGTATCGGTTGACATTTGATTCTCGAGATATTGGGATGGGAGCAGCAACGAGTATTGTTATTCTTGGCTTTTCGGCCATCATGGTCATCCCCTATTCACTCTGGGCACTCAAAAAGTGGGTGAGAGTATGA
- a CDS encoding carbohydrate ABC transporter permease: protein MKEKSFLLFSAVLIVVLSIVWMIPIYALLTTSLKTQEEVALQKYLTLPQRLQFSNFARAFQALKIGLRNSFIITLTATFIAVFVGSLAGYSLTSFNFRFATLLFFLIVVVTFLPYHIVLIPITHILKSLALLNTYAGLILIYTILSAPMATLITGTFFMKIPPELEEAAMLDGCKPFLFYLRILLPVSLPGLVSATILVFIQIYNEFLLGIALTRGPEVKPVMPFLAELKGTQIAQWHIQMAGALITSIIPVAVFIFLGKYFISGLMAGYGKG from the coding sequence ATGAAAGAAAAATCGTTCCTTCTCTTTTCGGCAGTCCTTATTGTGGTGCTTTCTATAGTATGGATGATTCCCATTTATGCTCTACTTACCACTTCACTCAAGACCCAGGAAGAGGTGGCTCTGCAAAAATATCTCACTCTTCCCCAAAGACTCCAATTTTCCAATTTTGCTCGAGCTTTTCAGGCATTAAAAATTGGTCTACGAAATAGTTTCATTATTACCCTCACTGCCACGTTTATTGCTGTGTTTGTGGGGTCTCTGGCTGGCTATTCGCTGACCAGTTTTAACTTTCGTTTTGCCACCCTTCTTTTCTTTTTGATTGTTGTGGTTACCTTTTTGCCATACCATATTGTGCTCATCCCCATCACTCATATTTTGAAATCGCTTGCGCTTCTCAACACCTATGCGGGATTAATTCTCATTTATACAATTTTGAGCGCCCCTATGGCTACATTGATTACTGGAACATTTTTTATGAAGATTCCTCCCGAACTTGAGGAAGCGGCGATGCTCGATGGATGTAAACCGTTTCTCTTTTATCTGCGGATTTTACTTCCGGTGTCATTGCCGGGTCTTGTGTCGGCTACTATCCTTGTTTTCATCCAGATTTACAATGAGTTTCTCCTGGGTATTGCGCTTACACGGGGCCCAGAGGTGAAACCGGTAATGCCTTTTTTGGCAGAACTCAAGGGAACTCAAATTGCCCAGTGGCATATTCAAATGGCTGGGGCTCTCATTACATCAATTATCCCTGTGGCGGTATTCATTTTTCTGGGAAAATATTTCATTTCTGGCTTAATGGCTGGATATGGAAAGGGATAG
- a CDS encoding glycyl-radical enzyme activating protein, with the protein MVFDVQRFSLHDGPGIRTTIFLKGCPLSCSWCHNPESQSADIEIAFTAQKCRNCGKCVTECPEWAIDITNPYRIDRARCTLCGFCVAMCPAGALEIIGREVTVAELVQEVEKDCLFYQESGGGVTISGGEPLTQFDFVLALAKALKERGISVVIDTAGYSGIRNDDLEKLRMLVKIVDLILYDVKFIDSAKHKFYTGVENREILSNLVVLFREFSSKVLVRYPRIPGINDTQSDIQLLIRFLEGLPGVRIELLPYHRLGAGKYARIGKTYQLENLMPVSVEEMEDLKKKIAKALPLVTVM; encoded by the coding sequence ATGGTTTTTGATGTTCAGCGTTTTTCTCTCCATGATGGTCCGGGAATCAGGACTACAATCTTTTTAAAAGGGTGTCCGCTCAGTTGTAGCTGGTGTCATAATCCCGAGTCTCAAAGTGCGGACATTGAGATTGCTTTTACTGCCCAAAAATGCAGGAACTGTGGGAAATGCGTTACCGAATGTCCAGAATGGGCTATCGATATTACCAATCCGTATCGTATCGACCGGGCACGATGTACACTCTGTGGTTTCTGTGTGGCAATGTGTCCTGCAGGGGCACTGGAAATTATTGGTCGCGAGGTGACCGTTGCCGAACTCGTACAAGAGGTGGAAAAGGACTGTTTATTTTACCAAGAATCAGGTGGAGGCGTGACGATTTCAGGGGGTGAACCACTCACTCAGTTTGATTTCGTCCTGGCCCTCGCAAAAGCCTTGAAAGAACGGGGGATTTCTGTTGTTATTGACACGGCAGGATATTCGGGAATCAGAAATGATGACTTAGAGAAATTGAGGATGTTGGTGAAAATTGTGGATTTGATTCTTTACGATGTGAAGTTCATCGACTCAGCAAAACACAAATTCTATACCGGTGTTGAGAACCGGGAAATTCTTTCAAATTTAGTTGTGCTTTTTCGGGAGTTTTCGAGTAAAGTTCTGGTGCGGTATCCACGCATTCCAGGAATTAATGATACCCAGAGCGATATCCAATTATTGATTCGCTTCCTCGAAGGTCTACCTGGAGTGAGAATAGAGCTTTTACCGTATCACCGTCTTGGTGCGGGGAAATATGCTCGAATTGGCAAAACATACCAGCTTGAAAATCTGATGCCGGTTTCGGTAGAGGAGATGGAGGACTTGAAAAAGAAAATAGCTAAGGCACTTCCCTTGGTAACGGTTATGTGA
- a CDS encoding secondary thiamine-phosphate synthase enzyme YjbQ — protein sequence MRSYRKELWFETKTRRAFINITSALEECLKESGIHEGLLLCNAMHITASVFVNDDERGLHQDFERWLERLAPEKPYDQYAHNVGEDNADAHLKRTIMGREVVIAVTGGKLDLGPWEQVFYGEFDGQRKKRVLVKIIGE from the coding sequence ATGCGAAGTTACCGGAAAGAATTGTGGTTTGAGACGAAGACTCGGAGAGCATTTATCAATATTACTTCCGCCCTTGAAGAATGCTTAAAAGAGAGTGGAATTCATGAAGGGTTACTGCTCTGTAACGCGATGCACATTACGGCCAGTGTTTTTGTGAACGATGATGAACGGGGGTTGCATCAGGATTTTGAACGATGGTTAGAGCGTCTGGCACCAGAAAAACCATACGATCAGTATGCTCATAACGTGGGGGAAGATAATGCTGATGCTCATCTCAAGCGAACTATTATGGGAAGGGAAGTAGTCATTGCGGTGACAGGAGGAAAACTGGATCTTGGTCCCTGGGAACAGGTTTTTTACGGTGAGTTTGACGGTCAAAGGAAAAAGAGAGTGCTGGTGAAAATTATTGGGGAATGA
- a CDS encoding uroporphyrinogen decarboxylase family protein, with the protein MTSRERVQLALAHKEADKIPVDFGGHRSSGIMALAYRDLRRKLGLSERPILVYDFIQQLALIEKDVLDLFQVDVVGLEHLFVDESAYWKDWELPDGTPCKIPSFIEVEKAEEGWIVRGDEGQPICVQRPGCLYFEQCYFPLAENTDETFERLEHDLAQVMWFRLGAPPYPWSWEEQKKYAKRLRESTDRAIYAAFGGNLLETSQFVFRIDNLFTEIALNPARIHRFLDRLVEYHLTNLERFLETLGPYVDIIGFGDDLGMQTGPQISPAMYQEFFKPRHAIMWQTVKKRFPHLKVALHCCGSFYRLLPDLIEAGLDIIQPVQITARDMEPEKLKKEFGRDIVFWGGGCDTQRILPFGTTKEVREHTRHNITVFASGGGYVFQQVHNIMAGVPPENVVAMFEEVNSFRY; encoded by the coding sequence ATGACTTCTCGGGAAAGAGTGCAGTTGGCGCTTGCCCATAAGGAAGCAGATAAGATTCCGGTAGATTTTGGAGGACATCGTTCTTCTGGGATTATGGCTTTAGCCTATCGGGATTTGCGTCGTAAGCTTGGTTTATCCGAAAGACCAATTTTGGTTTATGATTTTATTCAGCAGTTGGCCTTGATTGAGAAAGACGTTCTGGATCTCTTCCAGGTTGATGTGGTGGGGTTGGAACACCTTTTTGTAGATGAATCAGCGTACTGGAAAGATTGGGAACTCCCTGACGGGACACCATGTAAAATCCCATCGTTTATTGAGGTAGAGAAAGCAGAGGAAGGGTGGATTGTGCGGGGTGATGAGGGACAACCCATCTGTGTGCAACGGCCAGGATGCCTTTATTTTGAGCAGTGTTACTTTCCTTTAGCGGAGAACACAGACGAAACCTTTGAACGTTTAGAACACGACCTGGCTCAGGTAATGTGGTTTCGCCTGGGGGCACCCCCATATCCCTGGTCTTGGGAGGAACAGAAAAAGTATGCTAAAAGGTTGCGTGAATCAACCGATCGGGCTATTTATGCTGCCTTTGGAGGGAATCTCCTGGAAACATCCCAGTTCGTTTTTCGAATCGATAATCTGTTTACAGAAATTGCCCTTAATCCTGCCCGAATCCATCGTTTTCTGGACCGGTTGGTGGAGTACCATCTGACGAATCTGGAGAGGTTTCTGGAAACCCTTGGTCCGTATGTGGATATCATCGGATTTGGAGATGACCTGGGAATGCAAACTGGACCCCAAATTTCACCGGCAATGTATCAGGAATTCTTTAAGCCTCGCCACGCCATCATGTGGCAGACAGTGAAAAAAAGGTTTCCCCACCTCAAGGTGGCTCTCCACTGCTGCGGAAGTTTTTATCGGCTCTTACCGGACCTTATTGAAGCTGGCCTTGATATCATTCAGCCAGTGCAGATTACTGCCAGAGATATGGAACCAGAGAAACTAAAAAAGGAGTTTGGCAGGGATATTGTTTTCTGGGGTGGTGGATGTGATACCCAGCGCATCCTTCCCTTTGGAACTACTAAAGAAGTCCGGGAACATACACGCCACAATATTACCGTTTTTGCTTCTGGGGGTGGATATGTTTTTCAGCAGGTACATAATATTATGGCTGGTGTTCCCCCGGAAAATGTTGTGGCCATGTTTGAGGAAGTGAACTCCTTCCGGTATTGA
- a CDS encoding glutamine amidotransferase, with protein sequence MGEEMVKVLLVGETWIVLKFHVKGFDVVPLGGYEDFSRWFRDALKTYPDVEVVHMPNHVALSAFPRTIDELKTYDVLILSDTGCNTLTFYPDFFQVPMGPDKLSVVREFVKQGGGLAMCGGWMSFQGVRAIANYHGSPIEEVLPVSLFKDDDRVEMTAGIKPAIILPEHPLVRDVPPQEWPLFLGYNRLQLKVGATCIASCGEDPFIAVWEYGKGRTMAFASDLAPHWGSAFVEWTYYAQFWYQAIQWLAKKLE encoded by the coding sequence ATGGGTGAGGAAATGGTTAAGGTTTTACTGGTAGGGGAGACCTGGATTGTTCTGAAGTTTCACGTCAAAGGATTTGATGTGGTTCCGCTCGGGGGGTATGAAGACTTTTCTCGCTGGTTCCGAGACGCTTTAAAAACGTATCCAGATGTGGAAGTGGTTCACATGCCTAATCATGTGGCACTGAGTGCTTTCCCCCGTACTATAGATGAACTGAAAACGTACGATGTGCTCATTTTGAGCGACACGGGTTGCAATACGTTAACCTTTTACCCCGACTTTTTTCAGGTTCCCATGGGTCCCGATAAACTCTCGGTGGTTCGAGAGTTTGTAAAACAAGGTGGGGGCTTGGCCATGTGTGGAGGGTGGATGTCATTTCAAGGGGTGAGGGCAATCGCCAATTACCATGGAAGTCCGATCGAAGAGGTTTTACCAGTATCGCTCTTCAAGGATGATGATCGGGTGGAAATGACCGCAGGGATAAAACCTGCCATCATTCTTCCAGAACACCCGTTGGTCAGGGATGTTCCTCCACAGGAATGGCCGCTTTTTCTGGGTTACAACCGTTTACAATTGAAAGTTGGTGCGACCTGTATTGCTTCCTGTGGTGAAGACCCCTTCATTGCGGTATGGGAATATGGAAAAGGAAGAACCATGGCGTTCGCTTCAGACCTTGCACCACACTGGGGAAGCGCATTTGTGGAGTGGACATATTATGCTCAATTCTGGTATCAGGCCATTCAATGGTTAGCAAAAAAGTTGGAGTAA